One Gimesia sp. genomic window carries:
- a CDS encoding glycoside hydrolase family 88 protein has translation MNAHLLPLCLSLLTLISLPAAVVSAADEKAEPSTVDFKGKVAQRLESLKKQPALIHSALGVTRQETPIPCVFSADDLNFETGKTRVLLIGGLDGSQTSVDAVIDAVNWFYGSEAAAPLRKQFSLSAAPIANPDGWALQEGPKNASGGDPTTGYPPQGSAYQDTQKPEVQYLWRWIGMHAPDLVVDVRAGQQSQWIIPKTARKEVRGLQQQLSPVQTANAGWELAAALNTEAPSKIGPIPALGLEVSTQEKAAFLPTLLKALKETSFPAPSPAREELIQRQQRTPIQVATQLSKVYGNDLGRLSYLPVLSLISQIRLGELTNDQSRLPHVEKITQEYLKKNPQPLENKGGGSVIAGHLLFSELTKATGNRDYLKYAQQAADLGFDVQGKMKESMPHHVEMSDAVFMSCPILAVVGRLTGDPKYYDMAMKHWRFIQKLDQRPDGIYRNSPLSDAAWGRGNGFPALGLALVLSELPVHSPLREPFVEGHRQHLEALSKHQDPTGMWHQVIDHPESYREMTSTCMITFAMIRGVREGWLDESVYTPLIEKAWEGIKTRVAPNGTLVDVCTGTGKQKNLRGYLDRMAILGNDARGGAMAFIVSNEMAQWLNERANAAEQKQD, from the coding sequence ATGAACGCGCACCTGCTGCCCCTGTGTCTCAGCCTGTTAACCCTGATCTCCCTGCCCGCTGCTGTCGTCTCCGCTGCCGATGAGAAAGCGGAACCGTCGACCGTCGATTTCAAAGGCAAAGTCGCCCAGCGGCTGGAGTCACTGAAAAAACAACCGGCGCTGATTCACTCTGCACTCGGTGTTACTCGCCAGGAGACGCCGATTCCCTGCGTATTCTCTGCCGATGATCTGAACTTTGAAACAGGCAAGACGCGCGTCCTGCTGATCGGGGGACTGGACGGTTCACAGACATCCGTTGATGCGGTGATCGATGCCGTCAACTGGTTTTATGGATCGGAAGCAGCGGCACCGCTGCGGAAACAGTTCTCACTTTCCGCAGCCCCGATTGCCAATCCGGATGGGTGGGCACTGCAAGAGGGACCGAAAAATGCCTCCGGCGGTGATCCGACCACAGGTTACCCGCCGCAGGGATCTGCTTATCAGGATACTCAGAAACCGGAAGTTCAATACCTGTGGCGGTGGATCGGCATGCATGCCCCGGATCTGGTGGTTGATGTCCGCGCAGGTCAGCAGTCACAGTGGATCATCCCGAAAACCGCTCGCAAAGAAGTGCGTGGACTGCAGCAGCAATTGTCACCTGTGCAAACCGCGAACGCCGGCTGGGAACTGGCTGCCGCTCTGAATACCGAGGCCCCGTCGAAGATCGGACCGATCCCTGCCCTGGGTCTGGAAGTCTCAACTCAAGAGAAGGCTGCGTTCCTCCCCACACTGCTCAAGGCACTTAAGGAAACATCGTTTCCGGCGCCCTCTCCCGCGCGTGAGGAACTGATTCAGCGTCAACAGCGGACGCCGATTCAGGTGGCCACGCAGCTTTCGAAAGTGTATGGCAACGATCTGGGACGACTCTCGTATCTGCCCGTGCTCTCACTCATCAGCCAGATTCGTCTGGGTGAACTGACGAACGATCAGAGTCGTCTGCCTCATGTCGAGAAAATCACACAGGAGTATTTGAAGAAGAACCCCCAGCCCCTCGAAAATAAAGGGGGCGGCTCGGTCATCGCCGGTCACCTGCTCTTTTCCGAGCTGACCAAAGCGACCGGCAACCGGGATTACCTCAAGTACGCCCAACAGGCGGCGGACCTGGGATTTGATGTACAAGGCAAGATGAAAGAATCGATGCCGCACCATGTCGAGATGAGTGATGCGGTCTTCATGTCGTGCCCGATTCTGGCGGTCGTGGGTCGGCTGACTGGGGACCCGAAATACTACGACATGGCCATGAAACACTGGCGCTTCATCCAGAAGCTGGATCAGCGACCGGACGGCATCTATCGGAATTCTCCCCTCAGTGATGCTGCCTGGGGTCGTGGAAATGGTTTTCCCGCGCTGGGGCTGGCGTTGGTCTTGAGTGAGTTGCCCGTGCATTCGCCATTGCGGGAACCGTTCGTGGAGGGACATCGTCAGCACCTGGAGGCGCTCAGCAAACATCAGGATCCGACGGGCATGTGGCACCAGGTGATTGATCATCCGGAAAGCTACCGCGAAATGACATCCACCTGCATGATTACCTTCGCCATGATTCGTGGCGTGCGGGAAGGCTGGCTGGACGAAAGCGTCTATACGCCTCTCATCGAGAAAGCCTGGGAAGGGATCAAAACCCGGGTCGCGCCGAACGGAACCCTGGTCGATGTCTGCACGGGGACCGGCAAACAGAAGAACCTCCGCGGGTATCTCGATCGCATGGCGATTCTCGGTAATGACGCTCGTGGCGGGGCGATGGCCTTCATCGTCTCTAACGAAATGGCACAGTGGCTCAACGAACGGGCCAACGCCGCTGAGCAGAAACAGGATTAA